The Streptococcus sanguinis genomic sequence AACTGGATAAGAAGCGGATATCGTTTCATTTCCCCTCTCCTTTTTTAAACTGCCGAGGTGTCAGCCCAACCACCTGCTTGAAGCGCTGAGAAAAATAGTTCATATCTTCAAAACCTACCTGCTCTGCTATTTCATAAATCTTCAAATCTGTAGTCAGGAGTAAGAGTTTTGCTTTTTTCATCCGCTCTTGGATCAGATAATCTTGAAAGGGCAAGCCTAGTTCTTTTTTGATAAGAACACTTAGGTAGGACGGACTAAACCCTAATTGGAAAGCCAAACTTTTCAGGCTTAATTCTGAATCAGCTAGACGCGCATGAATCGCCTCTTCCAACTCAGAGCGCTGCCCCTGATCGACCAAGTTTTGAATCTGGGCTTTTTTGCGTTCTTTATCAAGCTTGGTCTGCACCTTGGCCAACATTTCCTCAACATTATCTTTGGAAAATGGCTTGAGAAGATAGTCATCTGCGCCTAGTTTAATGGCGGTCCGAGCATAGTCAAAATCATCATAGCCCGTCAGAAAAACGATATGGCACTTAGGAGCCTGGTCCCTGACTAGCTTGGCCAGTTCGAGGCCGTTCATCTGTGGCATGTTGATGTCGGTCAGCAGGATATCAGCAGGATTTTCCTGAAATTTCTGCCAAGCTTCTCTTCCATTTTCAGCCTGGGCAATGACTTGCATGCCAAACTGTTCATAGTCTACCAAGGACGCAATCCCCTGTCTTACCAGATA encodes the following:
- a CDS encoding response regulator, which translates into the protein MYSIMIVEDEYLVRQGIASLVDYEQFGMQVIAQAENGREAWQKFQENPADILLTDINMPQMNGLELAKLVRDQAPKCHIVFLTGYDDFDYARTAIKLGADDYLLKPFSKDNVEEMLAKVQTKLDKERKKAQIQNLVDQGQRSELEEAIHARLADSELSLKSLAFQLGFSPSYLSVLIKKELGLPFQDYLIQERMKKAKLLLLTTDLKIYEIAEQVGFEDMNYFSQRFKQVVGLTPRQFKKGEGK